A stretch of the Chlamydiota bacterium genome encodes the following:
- a CDS encoding urate hydroxylase PuuD: MPAEAHTHILLLLRWIHFIAGITWIGHLYFFNFVNVPFTKTMDGETKKKVVPQLAPRALFWFRWGAMFTFISGVLYIIWKIFIATDAGLTGTGGLFTSTWGKWISFGGLLGTIMWFNVWFIIWPAQKKIIRWVKDGQSPPEMAGIVKKAYLASRTNTYLSIPMLFGMGAASHFPSFSLWGVPIVLGIGFAIAWHLVKLSAKAGSNF; encoded by the coding sequence ATGCCGGCCGAAGCACATACCCATATTTTACTTCTTTTAAGATGGATTCATTTTATTGCTGGAATTACCTGGATTGGACATCTTTATTTTTTTAATTTTGTGAATGTTCCTTTTACTAAAACAATGGATGGGGAGACCAAGAAAAAAGTTGTCCCTCAATTGGCCCCACGCGCTCTTTTTTGGTTCAGGTGGGGCGCCATGTTTACATTTATTTCGGGGGTGCTTTATATTATCTGGAAAATTTTCATTGCTACGGATGCGGGGCTTACAGGGACAGGGGGTCTTTTCACTTCAACATGGGGAAAGTGGATTTCATTTGGCGGACTTTTGGGCACAATCATGTGGTTTAATGTTTGGTTCATTATTTGGCCGGCTCAAAAGAAGATTATCCGATGGGTCAAGGACGGTCAATCTCCTCCAGAAATGGCAGGGATTGTCAAAAAGGCTTATCTGGCTTCTAGAACAAATACTTATTTATCCATTCCCATGCTTTTTGGAATGGGGGCAGCAAGCCATTTCCCTTCTTTCAGTCTCTGGGGAGTTCCGATTGTTCTAGGGATTGGATTTGCCATTGCCTGGCATTTGGTTAAGTTATCGGCTAAAGCGGGGTCTAACTTCTAA
- a CDS encoding CCA tRNA nucleotidyltransferase: MDSKKNFAIEIVRILHEHGYEALFAGGCVRDKVMGKIPHDYDIATNALPEDVIKIFPRTVPVGIQFGVVLVLCDTLQFEVATFRREGGYEDGRRPTSVEFTSSREDVLRRDFTVNGLLYDPLLEKTIDYVEGIEDIQKKRIRTIGNPYQRFSEDKLRLLRAIRFASHLDFEIDSETWQALVKLVPEIQVVSPERIRDELVKIFTGDHPGKGLELLDRSGFLKVILPEVEAMKGVEQPPEFHPEGDVYVHTKMLLDQLSGVDKILALGALLHDIGKPPTQTVSDRIRFNNHQNVGAQMSECILKRLRFSNQEIENITSCVQNHMTFKDVKEMREAKLKRFMSRPTFVAELELHRIDCLASHGILENWHFLKEKYEELKKEVPRPQPILTGHDLIQMGYPPGPLFKEILTAVEDACLEKTLRTSDEAKVWVKEKYPLPIF, from the coding sequence ATGGATTCCAAAAAAAATTTTGCCATAGAAATTGTTAGAATACTTCATGAGCATGGTTATGAAGCCCTTTTTGCGGGGGGATGTGTCCGCGATAAAGTGATGGGTAAAATTCCTCATGATTATGATATTGCGACCAATGCCCTCCCTGAAGATGTGATTAAAATCTTTCCACGGACTGTTCCGGTTGGTATTCAATTTGGTGTGGTTCTTGTTCTTTGCGATACCCTTCAGTTTGAAGTGGCGACTTTTAGGAGAGAAGGGGGATATGAAGATGGTCGCCGACCCACTTCGGTTGAGTTTACTTCTAGCCGAGAGGATGTTTTGCGGCGTGATTTTACGGTGAATGGTCTTCTTTACGATCCTCTTTTAGAAAAGACCATTGACTATGTGGAAGGGATTGAAGACATTCAAAAAAAGAGGATTCGAACCATTGGAAACCCCTACCAACGATTTTCTGAGGATAAGTTGAGGCTTCTCAGAGCGATTCGTTTTGCTTCCCATCTTGATTTTGAAATTGATTCTGAAACATGGCAAGCTTTGGTCAAGCTCGTTCCAGAAATTCAGGTTGTGAGTCCAGAAAGAATTCGAGATGAACTCGTCAAAATTTTTACGGGGGATCATCCGGGCAAGGGGCTCGAGCTTTTGGATCGCTCAGGGTTTCTTAAAGTGATTCTTCCAGAAGTGGAGGCGATGAAAGGGGTTGAACAGCCTCCAGAATTTCATCCCGAAGGCGATGTTTATGTTCACACTAAAATGCTTCTCGATCAATTAAGTGGGGTAGATAAAATATTAGCTTTGGGGGCGCTTCTGCATGATATTGGAAAGCCTCCGACCCAAACGGTGTCGGACCGGATCCGGTTTAATAATCATCAAAATGTAGGAGCTCAGATGTCCGAATGTATCCTCAAACGACTCAGGTTTTCAAATCAGGAAATTGAGAATATTACGTCTTGTGTTCAAAATCATATGACCTTTAAAGATGTCAAGGAAATGAGGGAAGCCAAACTCAAACGTTTCATGTCCCGTCCTACCTTTGTGGCTGAGTTGGAACTCCATCGCATTGATTGTCTCGCCAGCCATGGAATTTTAGAAAATTGGCACTTTCTCAAAGAAAAATATGAAGAATTAAAAAAAGAAGTTCCTCGTCCCCAACCTATTCTTACAGGGCATGATCTCATTCAAATGGGTTATCCTCCAGGCCCTCTTTTTAAGGAAATTCTAACCGCCGTCGAAGATGCATGCTTGGAAAAAACTTTAAGGACTTCGGATGAAGCAAAGGTATGGGTCAAAGAAAAATATCCCCTTCCCATTTTTTGA